From the genome of Streptomyces sp. V1I1, one region includes:
- a CDS encoding sugar kinase — MVTFVPMAPGRLADVPSFVRGIGGAESNVACGLAASGHRAKWVGRVGADGFGEHLVAAIASYGVDTSAVQRDPDRPTGIYFRTAGERATGTAGEEPDRAEVVYYRAGSAASAMSPSTMRYEDLWSGRILHLSGITAALSADCLSLMRALTTRSPSRPLVSFDVNYRVNLWQDAADPRVLLDLARGADIVFVGEDEAEAAWGVRGAAAIREALPEPEVLVVKRGARGAMAYARCAAPVPYPPHPEPGAPPPDPPPTPCGRGGTPSASDAGGAGFPPDTVTDEPAPRVDVVAPVGAGDAFAAGFLSATLRGLSAHQRLRYGHLMAAATLTVAGDLAVPPARAYADRLVAVDARDWGRLRLGPGWTATAEQHPQGTQDPQEVRIP, encoded by the coding sequence ATGGTCACGTTTGTGCCCATGGCTCCGGGCCGCCTCGCCGATGTGCCGTCGTTCGTACGCGGCATCGGCGGAGCCGAGTCCAATGTGGCGTGCGGTCTGGCGGCGTCCGGGCACCGCGCGAAGTGGGTGGGCCGGGTGGGTGCGGACGGGTTCGGCGAGCATCTGGTGGCCGCGATCGCGTCGTACGGCGTCGACACGTCGGCGGTCCAGCGCGATCCGGACCGGCCGACGGGGATCTACTTCCGTACGGCGGGCGAGCGGGCGACAGGCACGGCGGGCGAGGAGCCGGACCGCGCGGAAGTCGTCTACTACCGCGCCGGTTCGGCGGCGTCGGCGATGTCACCGTCGACGATGCGGTACGAGGACCTGTGGTCCGGGCGGATCCTGCACCTGTCCGGCATCACGGCGGCGCTCTCGGCGGACTGCCTGTCCCTTATGCGCGCCCTCACGACGCGGAGCCCGAGCCGTCCGCTCGTCTCGTTCGACGTGAACTACCGCGTCAACCTGTGGCAGGACGCGGCGGACCCGCGGGTGCTCCTGGACCTGGCGCGGGGTGCGGACATCGTCTTCGTCGGCGAGGACGAGGCGGAGGCGGCGTGGGGTGTACGGGGCGCGGCGGCGATCCGCGAGGCGCTGCCGGAACCGGAGGTCCTGGTGGTGAAGAGGGGTGCGCGGGGGGCGATGGCGTACGCCCGCTGCGCGGCGCCTGTCCCCTACCCGCCCCATCCCGAACCGGGGGCTCCGCCCCCGGACCCGCCCCCTACGCCCTGCGGGCGTGGGGGGACCCCCAGCGCCTCAGACGCCGGCGGGGCTGGATTTCCCCCCGACACCGTCACGGACGAGCCCGCACCCCGCGTCGACGTCGTCGCACCCGTCGGTGCCGGGGACGCCTTTGCCGCCGGGTTTCTCTCCGCCACCCTCCGAGGCCTCTCCGCCCACCAACGGCTGCGGTACGGGCATCTCATGGCCGCCGCCACCCTCACCGTCGCCGGGGATCTCGCCGTGCCGCCCGCTCGGGCGTATGCCGACCGGCTGGTCGCAGTCGACGCGCGTGACTGGGGGAGACTGCGACTCGGCCCCGGCTGGACCGCGACCGCGGAGCAGCACCCGCAGGGCACGCAGGACCCGCAGGAGGTACGTATCCCATGA
- a CDS encoding amino acid deaminase, giving the protein MAADNAVGRLADEPVDHRFKALPPDAATAGLTVGALAAERRNLFTGGFTTPVLALSAESVEHNLALLETYSERHGLAFAPHGKTSMSPQLFARQLAYGAWGITAAVPHQARVYRAYGIQRIFLANEVVDSAALRWLAHELEADPDFRFICYVDSVRGVELMDEALRSAGTTRPLDVVVELGAGEAARTGARTESDCAAVADAVAATRTLRLVGVAGYEGEVPQADGDRVRAWLHRLVSLAADFDKAGRFAALSQTEEIVVSAGGSAWFDAVADVFAEIPELSLPVLKLLRSGAYVSHDDGHYRHLTPFNRVPDEGALQPAFRLWAQVVSRPTPEQAFVNAGKRDAAYDLDLPEAQVVRDARTGEIRPAHGITVSGLSDQHGWVRTTEEAELEVGDWVGMGLSHPCTSFDKWQLIPLVEADGTVTDYIRTFF; this is encoded by the coding sequence ATGGCAGCCGACAACGCAGTCGGACGACTCGCCGACGAACCGGTCGACCACCGCTTCAAGGCACTCCCCCCGGACGCCGCAACCGCCGGCCTCACCGTCGGCGCCCTCGCCGCCGAGCGCCGCAACCTCTTCACCGGCGGCTTCACCACCCCCGTCCTCGCCCTCTCCGCCGAGTCCGTCGAGCACAACCTCGCCCTCCTCGAGACGTACTCCGAGCGCCACGGCCTCGCCTTCGCCCCACACGGCAAGACCTCCATGTCCCCCCAGCTCTTCGCCCGCCAACTGGCCTACGGCGCCTGGGGCATCACCGCCGCCGTCCCCCACCAGGCCCGCGTCTACCGCGCCTACGGCATCCAGCGGATCTTCCTCGCCAACGAGGTCGTCGACTCCGCCGCCCTCCGCTGGCTCGCGCACGAGCTGGAGGCCGACCCCGACTTCCGCTTCATCTGTTACGTCGACTCCGTACGCGGCGTCGAGCTGATGGACGAGGCTCTCCGGTCCGCGGGCACCACCCGCCCCCTCGACGTCGTCGTCGAACTCGGCGCCGGCGAGGCCGCCCGCACCGGAGCCCGTACGGAGTCCGACTGCGCGGCCGTCGCCGACGCCGTGGCCGCCACCCGTACCCTCCGCCTCGTCGGCGTCGCCGGTTACGAGGGCGAGGTCCCCCAGGCCGACGGCGACCGCGTCCGCGCCTGGCTGCACCGCCTGGTCTCCCTCGCCGCGGACTTCGACAAGGCCGGCCGCTTCGCTGCTCTGTCGCAGACGGAAGAGATCGTCGTCAGCGCGGGCGGCAGCGCCTGGTTCGACGCGGTCGCGGACGTCTTCGCCGAGATCCCCGAACTCTCCCTACCCGTACTGAAATTGCTCCGCTCCGGCGCGTACGTCTCGCACGACGACGGCCACTACCGCCACCTCACGCCCTTCAACCGCGTCCCGGACGAGGGCGCCCTCCAGCCCGCCTTCCGCCTCTGGGCCCAGGTCGTCTCCCGCCCCACGCCGGAGCAGGCCTTCGTCAACGCGGGCAAGCGGGACGCGGCGTACGACCTCGATCTCCCCGAGGCCCAGGTCGTACGCGACGCCCGCACCGGCGAGATCCGGCCGGCGCACGGCATCACGGTGAGCGGCCTGTCCGACCAGCACGGCTGGGTGCGTACGACGGAGGAGGCGGAGCTGGAGGTGGGCGACTGGGTCGGCATGGGTCTGTCCCACCCGTGCACGAGCTTTGACAAGTGGCAGTTGATCCCGTTGGTGGAGGCGGACGGCACGGTCACGGACTACATCCGCACGTTCTTCTGA
- a CDS encoding amidohydrolase family protein, with the protein MDLVIRDALVIDGTGGAPYRADVGLDSGRIAEIRRDRGPRLSARRTLDAHGLALSPGFIDMHAHSDLALLRDPAHEAKAAQGVTLEVLGQDGLSYAPVDDRTLDAVRKAITGWNGGAPGDTSIDFDWRTVGEYLDRLDRGIAVNAAYLIPQGTVRMYAVGWDDRPATAEELTRMKQLVAEGLEQGAVGMSSGLTYTPGMYAGDSELTELCRVVARYDGYYCPHHRSYGAGALRAYEEMVSLTRDAGCPLHLAHATMNFGVNKGKAPDLLALLDQALDAGADISLDTYPYTPGCTTLVAMLPSWAGEGGPEAVLARLQDDETAEKIRHHMEEIGADGCHGVPIEWDTIEISGVSDPRLAGCVGKTIAQSAAQRGEAPWITARRLLINDRLGSTILQHVGHEENVRQIMRHRVHTGGSDGILQGYKPHPRAYGTFPHYLGRYARELGILTLEETVAHLTSRPAARLRLPDRGLVHEGYRADLVLFDPDTVAAGSTFEAPRTLPVGIPHVLIDGKFVIEDGSRTDVLAGRSVRRTERTPA; encoded by the coding sequence ATGGACCTGGTCATCCGCGACGCCCTCGTCATCGACGGCACCGGCGGCGCCCCCTACCGCGCAGACGTCGGCCTCGACTCCGGCCGCATCGCCGAGATCCGGCGAGACCGCGGCCCCCGCCTCAGCGCCCGCCGCACGCTGGACGCGCACGGCCTCGCCCTGTCCCCCGGCTTCATCGACATGCACGCGCACAGCGACCTCGCGCTGCTCCGCGACCCCGCGCACGAGGCGAAAGCCGCGCAGGGCGTGACCCTCGAAGTCCTCGGCCAGGACGGCCTCTCCTACGCGCCGGTCGACGACCGCACCCTCGACGCGGTCCGCAAAGCCATCACCGGCTGGAACGGCGGTGCGCCCGGGGACACCTCCATCGACTTCGACTGGCGTACGGTCGGCGAGTACCTGGACCGCCTCGACCGCGGCATCGCGGTCAACGCCGCGTACCTCATCCCGCAGGGCACCGTCCGGATGTACGCGGTGGGCTGGGACGACCGCCCCGCGACCGCCGAAGAGCTCACCCGCATGAAGCAGCTCGTCGCCGAGGGCCTGGAACAGGGCGCGGTCGGCATGTCGTCCGGCCTGACCTACACCCCCGGCATGTACGCGGGCGATTCCGAACTGACCGAGCTGTGCCGGGTGGTGGCCCGCTACGACGGCTATTACTGCCCGCACCACCGCTCGTACGGCGCCGGTGCCCTGCGGGCGTACGAGGAGATGGTCTCCCTCACCCGCGACGCCGGCTGCCCCCTCCATCTCGCGCACGCCACGATGAACTTCGGCGTGAACAAGGGCAAGGCTCCGGATCTGCTCGCCCTTCTCGACCAGGCGCTGGACGCCGGCGCGGACATCAGCCTCGACACGTACCCGTACACCCCCGGCTGCACCACGCTCGTCGCGATGCTGCCGAGCTGGGCGGGCGAAGGCGGTCCGGAGGCGGTGCTCGCCCGCCTCCAGGACGACGAGACCGCCGAGAAGATCCGCCACCACATGGAGGAGATCGGCGCGGACGGCTGCCACGGCGTGCCCATCGAGTGGGACACGATCGAGATCTCGGGCGTGAGCGACCCGAGGCTCGCGGGCTGCGTCGGCAAGACGATCGCGCAGTCGGCCGCCCAGCGCGGCGAGGCCCCGTGGATCACGGCCCGCCGACTGCTGATCAACGACCGTCTCGGCTCGACGATCCTCCAGCACGTCGGCCACGAGGAGAACGTCCGGCAGATCATGCGCCACCGGGTCCACACCGGCGGCAGCGACGGCATCCTGCAGGGTTACAAGCCGCACCCGCGGGCGTACGGCACCTTCCCGCACTATCTCGGCCGGTACGCGAGGGAGCTGGGCATCCTCACCCTGGAGGAGACGGTCGCCCACCTCACCTCCCGCCCGGCCGCCCGGCTGCGGCTGCCGGACCGCGGTCTGGTCCATGAGGGCTACCGCGCGGACCTGGTGCTGTTCGACCCGGACACGGTCGCGGCGGGCTCGACCTTCGAGGCCCCTCGTACGCTTCCGGTCGGCATCCCGCATGTGCTGATCGACGGCAAGTTCGTGATCGAGGACGGATCGCGTACGGACGTACTGGCCGGCCGCTCGGTCCGCCGGACGGAGCGCACGCCCGCCTAG
- a CDS encoding alpha-ketoglutarate-dependent dioxygenase AlkB, giving the protein MAAHLQGSLFDQTDEIRLGPLRDVRRTVLGDGAWIDVLPGWLGGADALFEELAGGVPWRAERRQMYEHVVAVPRLLAFYGVRDALPHPVLDEARAALCAYYASELGEPFTTAGLCYYRDGRDSVAWHGDTVGRGAREDTMVAILSVGAPRDLVLRPRRGGRAPLRRPLGHGDLIVMGGSCQRTWEHAVPKTARAVGPRISIQFRPRGVS; this is encoded by the coding sequence ATGGCAGCACATCTCCAGGGTTCGCTCTTCGATCAGACCGACGAGATCCGACTCGGTCCGCTGAGGGACGTACGGCGGACCGTGCTCGGGGACGGGGCGTGGATCGACGTGCTCCCCGGGTGGCTCGGCGGGGCGGACGCCCTCTTCGAGGAGCTCGCCGGCGGCGTGCCGTGGCGTGCCGAGCGGCGGCAGATGTACGAGCACGTGGTGGCAGTGCCGCGGCTGCTCGCCTTCTACGGGGTGCGGGATGCCCTCCCGCACCCCGTCCTGGACGAGGCCCGCGCTGCCCTTTGCGCTTATTACGCCTCCGAGCTCGGCGAGCCGTTCACCACGGCAGGGCTCTGCTACTACCGGGACGGCCGCGACAGCGTGGCCTGGCACGGCGACACCGTGGGGCGCGGCGCCCGGGAGGACACCATGGTCGCCATCCTGTCGGTCGGCGCACCGCGCGATCTGGTGCTGCGGCCCCGCAGGGGCGGCCGCGCCCCACTGCGTCGGCCGCTGGGGCACGGCGATCTGATCGTGATGGGCGGCTCCTGTCAGCGGACCTGGGAGCACGCCGTGCCGAAGACGGCGCGCGCCGTGGGGCCGCGCATCAGCATCCAGTTCCGGCCGCGGGGAGTGAGCTGA
- a CDS encoding serine protease gives MNKPLAGALLVLGLLGASTAPAVAAAGPDTASRATATASQVDARAVDFAGTVALSNCSGSVVRMPASEPDDPALVLSNGHCIESGFPAAGEVIVDQPSSRSFSLLNSAGSRVATLRASKIAYATMTDTDVSLYQLTSTYQQIQSRYGIKALELGAVHPVQGTAIKVVSGYWKRIYSCNIDGFAYRLKEGEWTWKDSVRYTSSCNTIGGTSGSPVVDSATGKVVAVNNTGNEDGQRCTDNNPCEVDENGTVTVRHGINYGQETYGIVPCAGLDNKIDLGRPGCVLPRP, from the coding sequence ATGAACAAGCCTCTCGCCGGCGCCCTGCTCGTCCTCGGACTCCTCGGGGCAAGCACGGCACCCGCGGTCGCGGCCGCCGGCCCGGACACGGCGTCGCGCGCCACGGCCACCGCTTCCCAAGTCGACGCCAGAGCAGTCGACTTCGCCGGGACGGTGGCGCTCAGCAACTGTTCCGGATCGGTGGTGCGCATGCCGGCCTCCGAGCCCGACGACCCCGCCCTCGTACTCTCCAACGGGCACTGCATAGAGAGCGGCTTCCCGGCCGCGGGCGAGGTCATCGTCGACCAGCCGTCCAGCCGTTCCTTCAGCCTGCTCAACTCCGCGGGCAGCAGAGTCGCAACACTTCGGGCGAGCAAGATCGCGTACGCGACGATGACGGACACCGACGTCTCGCTGTACCAACTCACCAGCACCTACCAGCAGATACAGAGCCGGTACGGCATCAAGGCGCTCGAACTGGGCGCCGTGCACCCGGTGCAGGGCACCGCCATCAAGGTTGTCTCCGGGTACTGGAAGCGCATCTACAGCTGCAACATCGACGGCTTCGCGTACCGCCTCAAGGAGGGTGAGTGGACCTGGAAGGACTCGGTCCGCTACACCTCCAGCTGCAACACCATCGGCGGCACCTCGGGCTCGCCCGTCGTCGACAGCGCCACCGGCAAGGTCGTCGCCGTCAACAACACGGGCAACGAGGACGGCCAGCGCTGCACCGACAACAACCCGTGCGAGGTCGACGAGAACGGCACGGTCACGGTCCGCCACGGGATCAATTACGGCCAGGAGACATACGGGATAGTCCCCTGCGCCGGCCTCGACAACAAGATCGACCTGGGCCGGCCGGGCTGCGTGCTGCCCAGGCCGTGA
- a CDS encoding DUF5949 family protein, whose translation MTTASSSKNAVRRSQLGTLSVLAWIGDPDEGHDMPYLLAYSLGDGADGAQAGEAAVLAVIEEVGLSAGGDMADRTRSPSSPIRLLVEGGRAVLNMPYLSAQCPAPPEWLRAAEERGHAHLLIASRPWPDAVPGRPVTEEALQSFLGDERTLTTAAHVLLPVSQLRG comes from the coding sequence ATGACCACAGCCAGCTCTTCCAAGAACGCTGTTCGGCGCAGCCAGTTGGGCACCCTTTCGGTGCTCGCATGGATCGGTGACCCCGATGAGGGGCATGACATGCCTTATCTGCTCGCCTACTCCCTCGGCGACGGCGCCGACGGTGCGCAGGCGGGGGAGGCGGCCGTGCTGGCGGTGATCGAGGAGGTCGGGCTCTCGGCCGGCGGCGACATGGCCGACAGGACCCGCTCACCCAGTTCCCCGATCAGGTTGCTCGTTGAGGGCGGCCGGGCCGTCCTCAACATGCCCTATCTGAGCGCCCAGTGCCCCGCCCCGCCGGAGTGGCTCCGTGCCGCGGAAGAGCGCGGTCATGCGCACCTCCTGATCGCCAGCCGCCCCTGGCCGGACGCGGTTCCGGGCAGGCCTGTCACCGAGGAAGCGCTCCAGTCCTTCCTCGGCGACGAGCGGACGCTCACCACTGCGGCCCACGTTCTGCTGCCGGTGAGCCAACTACGCGGCTGA
- a CDS encoding chaplin, producing the protein MNSVKKAALVLATAGLAAGSAAGSAFADAGTTGVAQNSPGALTGNLAEVPLHLPVNLSGNSANVIGALNPAFGNIAENG; encoded by the coding sequence ATGAATTCTGTCAAGAAGGCCGCCCTGGTTCTCGCCACCGCTGGTCTCGCTGCCGGATCCGCTGCCGGATCCGCCTTCGCCGACGCCGGCACGACTGGCGTTGCCCAGAACTCACCGGGTGCGCTGACCGGCAACCTGGCGGAGGTCCCGCTGCACCTGCCGGTCAACCTGTCGGGCAACAGCGCCAACGTCATCGGCGCCCTCAACCCGGCCTTCGGCAACATCGCGGAAAACGGCTGA
- a CDS encoding vitamin K epoxide reductase family protein: MTITATGPVPVGHGRRRRDVEGEVGGSRGFAWLLVITGAAGLLASWVITIDKFKLLEDPSFTPGCSLNPVVSCGNIMKSEQASAFGFPNPMLGLVTYAMVIAIGVALLAGARYRRWYWLGLNAGTLFGVGFCTWLQYQSLYSINALCLWCCLAWAATIVMFCYVTVHNIKHRVIRVPEGLRKGLLEFHWMPPVIWIGIIGMLVLTRWWDFWTS, encoded by the coding sequence ATGACAATTACAGCGACCGGACCGGTGCCCGTCGGTCATGGGAGAAGGCGACGGGATGTCGAGGGAGAAGTCGGCGGCAGTCGTGGCTTCGCGTGGCTTCTGGTGATCACGGGTGCGGCCGGGCTGCTGGCTTCGTGGGTCATCACGATCGACAAGTTCAAGCTGCTTGAGGACCCGTCCTTCACGCCGGGGTGCAGTCTGAATCCGGTGGTGTCCTGCGGGAACATCATGAAGAGCGAGCAGGCGTCGGCGTTCGGGTTCCCGAATCCGATGCTGGGGCTTGTCACGTACGCGATGGTGATCGCCATCGGTGTCGCGCTGTTGGCAGGTGCGCGTTACCGGCGCTGGTACTGGCTCGGTCTCAACGCCGGCACCCTCTTCGGCGTCGGCTTCTGCACCTGGCTCCAGTACCAGTCGCTGTACAGCATCAACGCCCTGTGCCTGTGGTGCTGTCTGGCCTGGGCCGCCACGATCGTGATGTTCTGCTACGTCACCGTGCACAACATCAAGCACCGCGTCATCAGGGTCCCGGAGGGACTGCGCAAGGGGCTGCTGGAGTTCCACTGGATGCCGCCGGTGATCTGGATCGGCATCATCGGGATGCTCGTCCTGACCCGCTGGTGGGACTTCTGGACCAGCTGA
- a CDS encoding rodlin, producing the protein MIKKILTAAMVTASMVGAGAAMAPQAMAIGDDEGTMSTSGNNAIQSFGNSSTSGAMSPQIGLVQGSLNKPCVGLPAKADVGSLVGVVPVAVQDIPVLSAPQNQQCAENSSQVKGDEPLSHILSDIPVLSGNGTQNQ; encoded by the coding sequence GTGATCAAGAAGATTCTGACTGCCGCGATGGTTACCGCTTCGATGGTTGGCGCCGGCGCGGCGATGGCGCCGCAGGCCATGGCCATCGGCGACGACGAGGGCACCATGTCGACCAGCGGCAACAACGCCATTCAGAGCTTCGGCAACTCCAGCACCAGCGGTGCAATGAGCCCGCAGATCGGCCTCGTCCAGGGCTCGCTGAACAAGCCCTGTGTCGGTCTTCCCGCCAAGGCGGACGTCGGCTCCCTCGTCGGCGTCGTTCCGGTCGCGGTCCAGGACATCCCGGTTCTCTCGGCCCCGCAGAACCAGCAGTGCGCCGAGAACTCCAGCCAGGTCAAGGGTGACGAGCCGCTGTCGCACATCCTCAGCGACATCCCCGTCCTGTCGGGTAACGGAACGCAGAACCAGTAA
- a CDS encoding chaplin, with protein sequence MKHKKVATVAAGIIMALGGAAPAMADAGAEGVATDSPGVLTGNVIQVPVHVPLNACGNTLNVVALLNPAFGGVCSNA encoded by the coding sequence ATGAAGCACAAGAAGGTCGCAACCGTCGCCGCGGGCATCATCATGGCCCTGGGCGGCGCCGCGCCCGCCATGGCCGATGCGGGTGCCGAGGGTGTCGCCACCGACTCCCCGGGCGTACTCACCGGCAACGTGATTCAGGTTCCGGTTCACGTTCCCCTCAACGCCTGCGGCAACACCCTCAATGTGGTTGCCCTGCTCAACCCTGCCTTCGGCGGCGTCTGCAGCAACGCCTGA
- a CDS encoding DUF4360 domain-containing protein: MSRTLIAGGAAVAFLASLLAAQNASAVSIAPPDKITIDIATVNGSGCRPGTAAVAVSEDNTAFTVTYSEYLAKVGVGAGPTDYRKNCQLNLVVHVPQGFTYAIASADYRGFGSLQSGATATQKASYYFQGSPDTAARNHPFKGPLDDNWQATDSTEWGQLVWAPCGVKRNFNINTEIRVNAGTSDPKKTTSFMTMDSTDGEINTIYRLAWKVCEES, translated from the coding sequence ATGTCCCGTACACTTATTGCGGGCGGCGCGGCAGTGGCATTTCTCGCTTCACTGCTTGCCGCACAAAACGCTTCCGCAGTCAGCATCGCGCCCCCGGACAAAATCACGATCGACATCGCGACGGTAAACGGATCGGGGTGTCGCCCAGGCACCGCCGCGGTGGCCGTGTCCGAGGACAACACCGCCTTCACCGTGACGTACAGCGAGTACCTCGCGAAGGTCGGCGTGGGCGCAGGGCCGACCGACTACCGGAAGAACTGCCAGCTCAACCTCGTCGTGCATGTCCCGCAGGGCTTCACGTACGCGATCGCCAGCGCCGACTACCGCGGCTTCGGGAGTCTGCAGTCCGGCGCCACTGCCACCCAGAAAGCGTCGTACTACTTCCAGGGCTCACCGGACACGGCGGCGAGAAATCACCCCTTCAAGGGCCCGCTCGACGACAACTGGCAGGCGACCGACTCCACGGAATGGGGTCAGCTGGTATGGGCGCCGTGCGGGGTGAAGCGTAACTTCAACATCAACACCGAAATCCGGGTCAATGCCGGAACCTCGGATCCGAAGAAGACGACGAGCTTCATGACGATGGACTCGACGGACGGTGAGATCAACACCATCTACCGGCTCGCATGGAAGGTATGCGAGGAGTCCTGA
- a CDS encoding protein phosphatase has product MTETWQPTVPGVLRLPSGRLVRGRGLRRPLPPGPTPTYAVHLLGKRPPEVPWEARWLRWPDFWLPSSDADARAVLGEAWHRAADGRVEIACGGGRGRTGTALACLAVLDGVPADRAVEFVRHNYDARAVETPWQKRYVRRFAA; this is encoded by the coding sequence GTGACCGAGACCTGGCAGCCCACCGTCCCCGGCGTCCTGCGCCTCCCCTCCGGGCGCCTCGTCCGCGGCCGCGGCCTGCGGCGGCCGCTTCCGCCCGGTCCGACGCCCACGTACGCCGTCCATCTGCTCGGCAAGCGGCCGCCCGAGGTCCCCTGGGAAGCCCGTTGGCTGCGCTGGCCGGACTTCTGGCTGCCCAGCAGCGACGCCGACGCCCGGGCCGTCCTCGGCGAGGCGTGGCACCGCGCCGCCGACGGGCGCGTCGAGATCGCCTGCGGCGGCGGCCGCGGGCGCACCGGCACCGCGCTTGCCTGTCTCGCCGTGCTCGACGGGGTGCCGGCCGACCGGGCCGTGGAGTTCGTGCGGCATAACTACGACGCCCGCGCCGTCGAGACCCCCTGGCAGAAGCGCTACGTCCGCCGATTCGCCGCTTGA
- a CDS encoding maleylpyruvate isomerase family mycothiol-dependent enzyme: protein MTLLTFDRYCAEIVTQTDRLRSRIDGADLTAPVPSCPGWNLGQLLRHLGGGHRWVETIVRTRATTPPSDERLRDLSGYTDEDPAVLGPWLAEGAEQLAQTLRAAGPDAQMWTAVPGRTPVFWARRFAHETLIHRADATLAVGAEFTAEEEVAVDAVDEWMELGSLPQIFEYHPEQRELLGPGRTLHFHATDTAPQLAAEWLMDLTGDKIAWRRAHEKAAVAVRGPLTELLLVVYGRRAARSERIEILGDAELLEFWLERVGFG, encoded by the coding sequence ATGACTCTGCTGACTTTTGACCGCTACTGCGCCGAAATCGTCACGCAGACCGACCGGTTGAGATCTCGCATCGACGGCGCGGACCTGACGGCCCCGGTGCCCTCCTGTCCGGGGTGGAATCTCGGCCAGCTGCTGCGGCATCTCGGCGGCGGGCACCGCTGGGTCGAGACGATCGTACGGACCAGGGCTACGACACCTCCCTCCGACGAGCGGCTGCGAGACCTTTCCGGCTACACGGACGAGGACCCGGCCGTGCTCGGCCCGTGGCTCGCCGAGGGCGCCGAGCAACTCGCTCAGACGCTGCGCGCCGCCGGGCCCGACGCGCAGATGTGGACCGCGGTGCCGGGCCGGACGCCGGTGTTCTGGGCCCGCCGCTTCGCGCACGAGACGCTCATCCACCGGGCCGACGCGACGCTGGCCGTCGGCGCGGAGTTCACGGCCGAGGAAGAGGTCGCCGTCGACGCCGTCGACGAGTGGATGGAGCTCGGCTCGCTGCCGCAGATCTTCGAGTACCACCCGGAGCAGCGCGAGCTGCTCGGCCCTGGCCGCACGCTCCATTTCCACGCCACGGACACCGCGCCTCAGTTGGCGGCGGAGTGGCTGATGGACCTCACGGGCGACAAGATCGCCTGGCGCCGCGCGCACGAGAAGGCGGCGGTCGCGGTGCGCGGCCCGCTGACGGAGCTGCTGCTGGTGGTGTACGGGCGGCGGGCCGCGCGGAGCGAGCGCATCGAGATCCTGGGCGATGCGGAGCTGCTCGAATTCTGGCTGGAGCGGGTCGGGTTCGGGTGA